Proteins encoded by one window of Mercenaria mercenaria strain notata chromosome 4, MADL_Memer_1, whole genome shotgun sequence:
- the LOC123551343 gene encoding small conductance calcium-activated potassium channel protein 2-like → MSTIIENPEIPLVGMNGRNKLYSDDFTSPQNGDIVGNSRPFRFETVGKMLAKRKELFQKRKRHCDVSLCLAVLGVAFMIVETELTSAFIIGRNTIVSYLLKMCITALTVALLIFIGLYHYNDIQIFAVGNGVDDLRLAMSARRIIKIIAEFIVCSIHPIPGAFTITWEATVADGQNARKMTVPLDVILSLPMFLRFYLICRAIMLHSRLYQDASSQGLGALNRIHFNFRFIFKSLMTLYPEYVLTIIMFASFLTSSWALRLCEMYGEDGYKDDVHASFLNCMWLIAVTFLSVGYGDIVPTSYCGRGIAVLTGMMGAGCTALVVAVLARRLELSRSEKYVHDFVIDADLDKRLKHNAANVMRAGWFVYKYKKSKERSSKIVSHHRKLLRAVYNIREIRAAQRRLMDNSVTLVEVGKSQNEITSAIYVMKCRQTLLEEKMVSVEGKLSLILDQVVAIKRALYRAKDE, encoded by the coding sequence ATGTCAACAATCATCGAAAACCCTGAAATACCTCTTGTCGGGATGAACGGAAGAAATAAACTGTATTCCGACGACTTCACATCGCCGCAAAATGGAGACATTGTTGGCAATTCCAGACCTTTTCGGTTCGAAACCGTCGGAAAGATGTTGGCCAAGCGTAAGGAGCTGTTTCAAAAGCGCAAACGACATTGTGACGTGTCGCTCTGTTTGGCAGTTCTTGGCGTGGCTTTTATGATTGTGGAAACAGAATTGACTTCGGCTTTCATCATCGGCAGAAACACGATTGTATCTTACCTATTAAAAATGTGTATAACAGCGCTGACTGTGGCTTTACTGATATTTATAGGTTTGTATCACTACAATGATATACAGATTTTTGCGGTGGGCAATGGTGTTGATGATTTAAGACTAGCTATGTCTGCGAGAAGGATTATCAAAATTATAGCAGAATTCATTGTCTGTAGTATTCACCCAATTCCGGGTGCGTTTACAATCACGTGGGAAGCTACTGTTGCAGACGGACAAAACGCGCGAAAAATGACGGTTCCTCTCGACGTCATTTTGTCACTTCCGATGTTTTTACGGTTTTACCTCATTTGTCGGGCTATTATGTTACATAGTCGTTTATACCAAGACGCTTCCTCACAGGGATTAGGGGCATTAAATCGCATACACTTTAACTTCCGGTTTATATTTAAATCGCTTATGACTCTTTACCCTGAATATGTTTTGACAATAATCATGTTCGCTTCATTTTTGACTTCAAGTTGGGCTCTACGTCTTTGTGAAATGTATGGCGAAGATGGCTACAAAGACGATGTACATGCTAGTTTCCTCAACTGCATGTGGCTTATTGCTGTAACCTTTCTCTCTGTTGGTTATGGAGACATTGTGCCTACGTCATATTGTGGGCGTGGCATTGCCGTTTTGACGGGTATGATGGGGGCGGGGTGTACTGCCCTAGTTGTCGCCGTTTTAGCGAGACGACTAGAACTATCCAGATCGGAAAAGTATGTCCATGACTTTGTTATAGATGCCGATTTAGACAAGCGCCTAAAACACAATGCTGCAAATGTGATGCGTGCCGGATGGTTTGTTTATAAgtataaaaaatcaaaagaaagaaGTTCAAAAATAGTTTCACACCACCGAAAATTATTACGGGCAGTATATAACATAAGGGAGATTAGGGCTGCTCAGAGACGGCTGATGGATAATTCTGTGACACTTGTGGAAGTTGGAAAGTCGCAAAATGAAATTACAAGCGCAATTTATGTGATGAAGTGTAGACAGACATTGCTGGAGGAAAAGATGGTTAGTGTTGAGGGAAAGCTTTCTTTAATTTTGGATCAGGTCGTTGCAATTAAAAGAGCATTATATCGAGCCAAAGATGAATAA